The segment TGAGCGCAAAGGCAATCTGTTCTTCGGAAAACTTCGACTTCTTCATGGCCATCTCCTGCCCGGCTTCGCCGGGCCGTAATGGCCTGAAAAACTAGCAGAAAATTCCACTCATCGCTGGATGCGGATTCGGGGAGCAGGTCACCAGACGATGACCGGAATCGCCACGCTGATCCGGCATGGCTATCAACTTACCGCGCAACTTCGTCTCCGATGGCTTTCTGAAGTGCTCGCCGCGCTCCTTCGCGGGCGATCTGCTCCAACGACACCTGCGCGACCGCATCAGTTGCCAGTCGAAGCTGAAACTGTGAAGATGACATGTGGCGTATCCTTCCTGGTCTTGTTGGCCAAACGCGTTCCTGAAGTGAATCAGTCACCCAAGGTACTTTTATTGCCGCGTCGTCATCCACAGGTTTTGGTTATAACTCCCCCTCAAATCGCCCAACCCTGCCCGTCGGGACCAAGCGTCATCACTTTTGGCCCTTCTTCGGTAATAGCAATCGTATGCTCGAAATGAGCGCAGCGTTTTCGGTCCGCCGCAACCACTGTCCATTCGTCATCCAGCAGCAATACATTCCGCGCGCCGGAATTAACCATCGGTTCCACAGCAAGGACCAATCCAGGACGAAGCTTGAAGTCCCACGGACGGTGCTTTTTTGTCCAAAAATTCGGCACTTGCGGGCGCTCCCACATTTCACGACCGATTGCATGACCGACGAATTCTTCAACGACTGAAAAACCCGCGTCTCGAACAAATGCGGCCATTTCGGTTGCGACTTGGCTCCAGTAGATGCACCTGCCCATGGCGTCAATTGCCAACTTCAGTGTTGCTTCCGTGATGTCGAGCAATCGTTTTGAATCGGTGTCGATTGTCCCGACGCCGTAGG is part of the Pirellulales bacterium genome and harbors:
- the map gene encoding type I methionyl aminopeptidase, whose translation is MMQLKSRREIELIRRAGLVVWEAHQLMSQLLKPGVTTGELDAAVEEFYKTRGAMPLFKGVDTGGTPYPSVTCISVNEEVVHGIPGRRRINEGDIVSIDTACRLEGWCADAACTYGVGTIDTDSKRLLDITEATLKLAIDAMGRCIYWSQVATEMAAFVRDAGFSVVEEFVGHAIGREMWERPQVPNFWTKKHRPWDFKLRPGLVLAVEPMVNSGARNVLLLDDEWTVVAADRKRCAHFEHTIAITEEGPKVMTLGPDGQGWAI